In Amblyraja radiata isolate CabotCenter1 chromosome 15, sAmbRad1.1.pri, whole genome shotgun sequence, the genomic window ttcacctgccccgACTGCGGCATGGGCTTCAGCCGCTCAtccaacctgctgaagcaccagcgggtCCACACCGGGGAGAGACCCTTCGCCTGCTCTGAGTGCGGGAAAGGCTTCACCCAGTTGTCCCATCTGCTCGCACACCAGAGGGTCCACACtggagagaggccgttcacctgctcggaGTGCGGGAAGGGATTCACAGAATCGTCCGgactgctgagccaccggaggGTCCACACCGGGGAGAGACCCTTCACCTGTTCCGAGTGCGGGAAGGGATTCACCATCTCCTCTTACCTGCTCAAACACCAGCGGGTTCACAGCGCCGTGAGGCCGTTCGCCTGCTCCGAGTGCGGGAAGGGATTCATTGAGTTCTCCAAACTGCAGAAACACCGGCGCGTCCACATGGGGACGAAGCTTTAACTGCTCCTTCTTGAttagtagattagattagatcatttatttgtcattcagacctttcggtctgaacgaaatgtcgttgcctgcagccatacatataataataaacaacaaaacacacaataaacacaaattaacatccaccacagtgagttcaccaggtacctcctcactgtgatggaggcaaaagtcttaaagtcactgtctcttccctcctcattctccctctgcgctgaggcgatatgttgttaccccaccgggtgatggtagtcagtcccgcggctctccgcgaacgggccggttcgcggagctcggttgggaGAGTTATGGgtcgagggcaggagaatggggttgagagggaaaggtagatcagccgtgattgaatggcggagtagacttgatgggccgaatgtcctaattctgctccgagaatttatgaacttatgctcCGTGGACGGAACATACAAACATCGCAACTGCTGAGATGCCAGAGTGTGTGTGGGCGATTAACGGGccagaaagtttagtttagagatacagtgttagGGTGTTTAACCAGGTGACAATTCTAGGGGGACAAATGCAGggttaaagttcaagttcaagtgagtttattgtcgtgtccctgtataggacaatgaaattcttgctttgcttcagcatacagaacatagtaggcatttgctACAAAAcatatgtgtccatataccataatacaaatatatacacacatgaaaaataaactgatttagagtgcaaataacagaaaatggtttaTTAATAACCAGAGTTTtgcccgagccaggtttaatagcctgatggctgtggggaagtagctattcctgaacctggttgttgcagtcatcaggctcctgtgccttctacctgaaggtagcagggagatgagtgtgtggccaggatggtgtgggtctttgatgatactgccagcctttttgaggcagcgactgcaataaatcccctcgatggaaggaaggtcagagccgaagatggactgggcagtgtttactacctaAAGGTCGCCAAGGTTAGAATAAATGtgagacggtacacaaaaatgctggagaaactcagcgggtgcagcagcatctatggagcgaaggatataggcaacgtttcggcccgaaacgttgcctatttccttcgctccatagatgctgctgcacccgctgagtttctccagcatttttgtgtaccttcgattttccagcatctgcagttctttcttaaacacttagaATAAATGTGAGACGGTAACAAATGTTTGAGCTTCTAGcgcggcagagtggcgcagctagTGAGCCTCTGCATCAGCGCCTGACAACCCAGTTTGCTCCTGACCTcctgctgtctgtgtgtgcaCATTCccgctatgaccgcgtgggtttcctcccacatcccaaagatgtgcaggtttgaagatTAATCGACCTGTGTGAATTACCCCTAGTTTGCAGGGagggaatgagaaagtgggataactagaaCTGGTATGAATGGGTGTTCGATGGTTGGCGTAGATTCACTTTACATGCAGTTcctatcttatgcccctgtcccacttaggaaacctgaacggaaacctctggagactttgcgccccacccaaggtttccgtgcggttcccggaggtttttgtcagtctccctacctgcttccactacctgcaacctccgggaaccgcacggaaaccttgggtggggcgcaaagtctccagaggttttcgttcaggtttcctaagtgggacaggggcttaactctttTAGACTTCTGTACTGAGATCAACAAGCTTTTGGCAGTCAGATCCTCTTTGTCCTCCACCCCGCTGTGTGTCCCTATTTGTTCTCGGCTCCCCCCCACCTCTTGGTTCTCGACTCCGCTCAGCCCAACCCAGACACTGAACGATTGTGGGAGCAGGTggccagggccgaatggcctggacTGGGTTCTTGCCCAATCCCATAAATGCCAGTTGTGGTAACTGCACGTCAATGTAAATTTGGTGTTTATAAGCAAGGTTTTTATTTGTTGAAAATGTGTGTTGCTTTAATAAAACAAGTTCCTTTGTCTTAAATCAAATTGGCAAGTTAAATTGTTGCTTTCTTCGTCCCGACTCTTCTTTCAGCTCTTTGGTTGATACATGACTAGAATCGTACTGTAAAAAATAAGTGCTATACATTCAAGAGGGAAGTGTTTAATTGTGATATCTACGATATCTACAGACgacagtacaatgaaattcttacttgcagcagcattacaggcctgtaaacacaatacacatatacAACATATAATACTTATTAATATAATAATTACAGGAAgattgtggaggctgtggagagggtgcagaagtggtttaccaaGTGCTGCCTTCATGAGAAGGtaaaggtccaccactgattttccagccttCTGGTGGTCCGCACCTATTTTAAttcagacaaaattacgagagcacaccttaattggtacaataaactgaccttgaaatacCCCCAGAAAGTCCCCATGAAAACGTAGGCCTGATTCGACCTCTTTGGGACTTCTGCCGCCGACTGGTGGGTTTAATTTGTTccctgtggccggggctctggaactccagccctgCCGGAACTGATCCGTTTTTCCATGGCCTGCTTTGGTTGGCCAAGCACAACGGATAATTCAGaagggctctggaaccaaggatgccggaaaatcggtgatgaacctgtattagctacaaggagataggttggacaaacctggattgttttctgtggagttttggaggctgtggggagacctgattgaatgatgagaggcatagttgGGGTAGACGGTCATCCatttccctctaccctccctgcaGCACccgacctctcaaccccattctcctgcctcctcccctttgACGCTCTTCCTAATCAAGCAccaatcaatctccgctttaaaaagacCCAATGTCTTGGGgccacacagtggcacagcgatagggatgctgctttacagcaccagagacccgggttcgatcctgactatgggtgctgcctgtacggagtttgtaccttctccctgtgtccgcatgggttttctccaggtgctccggtcccTCCCGCGctgtaaagatgtacaggtttgtaggttaattagttttggtaaaattgcaaattgtccagagtgtgtaagatagtgctaatgtacagaggtgatcactggtcagcgggaACTCTGATGGGCCCGTTTCAACGTTGTATCTCAAAAGTAAGCTGAACTCTGCACCATGGAGATAATGTCCCCTGTGCTGCCCTaaaaggtggatgaggggtgatgttatagaggtgcataacatTATAAGGAAAtgaatagggtaaatgcacataatattttacccagggtaggggaattaagagccagaggacctaggattaaggtgagaggagaaagatttaataggaatctgaggggcaaccttttactcggagggtggtgagtacatggaacgagctgccagaagaggtagttgaggcaggtataacaacaacatttaaaagatacatgGATAATACAtggataagatcataagacaaaggagcagaattaggccatttggcccatcgagtttgctccctgctccgccattcgatcatggcagatctatttttccctctcattctgctgcgttctccccataacttttgtcacacttactaatcaagaacctatcattctccaatttgaaaatacccaatgacttggcattcaccgcaatgaattccacagatttaccaccataactatagaaatggtttagaggcatatgggctaaacactggcaaatgggactagcctaggTGGGGCATCTcagtcggcatggactagttgggccgaagggcctgtttccatgttgtatttcaaaggatatgggccaaatgcggcaaTGCGACTAGCTTAAGTGTGGCATCTCAGTTGGCATGGACCAgttaggtcaaagggcctgtttctatgctgtatttcgaaggatatgaaccaaatgtgggcatatgggactggcttaggtggggcatcttggtcggcatgaacgagttgggacGAAGAGTTTGCTTCTTTGCTGTTTACCTTTATACCATTGTCCATGGTTGCACAATTATTTGCCATACAGCTGGAAAACTGATCTCCATCCCAGAGTTAGAGGATTATTAACACAAACAGAAACCCCGAGATGGCGCACAGTTACTAGCCCCGGGTGCAGTAATTACTTGTGGACTCGCTGGTGAACCCAGAGACTGGACAAGGTCCCGAAGTCCTCGTCACACTCAGAGCATGAGAAGGGCTGCTCGCCACTGTGGTGCCGCCGGTGGGCGAGGAGGTGGCAGGTGCTGGCGTACGTCTTGCCGCAGACGTCACAGATGAACGGCATGTCGCCGCCGTAGAGCCGCCGGTGTGCCAGGAGGCCGGAGGAGCAGCCGAAGCTCCGGCCGCACTCTGGGCATTCGAAGGGCTGCTCTCCGGCGTGATCCTGCCGGTGTGCCAGAAGGTAGGACAATAAGGCAAAGCCcttcccgcagtcggggcagacGAACATGTGCTCGCGGGTGTGGACCCGCCGGTGAACCAGCAGGTTGGACGAGcgggtgaagcctttgccgcactcGGGGCAGGTGAACGGACGCTCACCGCCGTGTGCCCGCTGGTGCCGGAGGAGGATGGAGCGGTGGCTAAACGCCGTCCCGCACAGGGAGCAGGTGAACTGCCGCTCGCCAGTGTGAGCCCGCTGGTGCCGGCGGAGGTGGGACGGGCAGGTGAAGCCCGTCCCGCAACgggagcaggtgaaggggctcTCCCCGGTATGGATCCGCTGGTGGGCGAGGAGGCTGGAGAGGTCTGCGAAGGCCCCCTTACACAGGGAGCAGATGACCCGCCTGTCGGCCGTGTGCACCCTCTGGTGCCGGGCGAGGTGCGACGAGTAGGCAAAGCCCCTGCCGCACACCGAGCAGGCAAACGGTCTCTCGCCGGTGTGGCTGCGCCGATGCATCTCCAGCCGTGACGGGTAACTGAAGCACTTCCCGCAGTCCTCGCACTTCCAGGGCTTCTCACCGCTACTGCAGCACCGATGCCTCGACAGCCCGGAGGCCCGGCTGAATCCACGGCTGCACTCGGAGCATCTGAACCCTCCCTCCTCAACGCGGTCACAGTTTCCCACTTCCACGTCCGAAGGTCGAAGGTGTCCAGATCCCAGAGGACAGGGCAACTCCGGCAGGTCCGGGAGAGTGCTTCCCATTTCCAAATCGTCCATCATTGACGCCCTGTGAATTGGATTTAACAGGAAAAGAGAATTCTCAGAAAAAACACCCACAAAATACTTCTAACGAATCTGCGGTGCAACATTTTCActcgggggggtggtgggtgcacGGCagatcagcggtagagttactgccatacagcgccagataaCCGGGTGCGAACCTGACTACGAGTGCAgtttgtacaaagtttgtatgttctccctgtaaacaTGTGGGCTTTCtcggggtgctcctgtttcctcccaaactcggttaaaaaaaactaaattgtccctagtgtgttggatagtgctagtgtacggggtgatcactggtcggcgcggatttgctgggctgaaggacctgtttccgtgctgtaagtcgaaagtctaaagtttagttagagtcatagagtaatacagtgtggaaaccggcccttcggcccaactcgcccgcaCCGGCTAcaacagtttagttcagtttaatgtcacatgtacctaggtacagtgaaaagcttttattgtgtgctaaccactcagcagaaagacaatgcatgattataatcgagccatacacagtgtacagatacatgataaagggaataatgtaaataacatttagtggaatgatctgccaaaggacgcagttgaggcagatactatgatGGCATTTAAatgacatggataggtacatgaataggagagGTTTCGAGGCATACGGGCCAAACTTAGGAAAAGGGACTATCTTAAATGGAGTATCTCGTTTGGCATAGATGGGTTTGGCCAAAAGGCCCGTTTCGGTGCTGTATGAATCTGTGGTTTACCTGGAGCCATGACGCGGGTAGCATCAGACaaattgtgtgggaaagaactgcagatgatggtttgtaccgaagttagtcacaaaaagctagaataactcagcgggtcaggcagcatctccggggaaaagGAATTTGGTCAgaatgtctgaaggagggttccatagaaacatagaaaataggtgcaggagtaggccattcggcccttcgagcctgcaccgccattcaatatgatcatggctgatcatccaactcagtatcctgtacctgccttctctccacaccccctgatccctttagctacaagggccacatctaactccctcttaaatatagccaatgaactggcctcaactaccttctgtggcagagagttccagagattcaccactctctgtgttccgacctgaaacattacctattccttttttccagagatgctgctcggaaAAAAAGGTATACGAGCCTAAAGCCTGTAACatgcaggttcaggagcagctacttCACAACAACCATCAGACGAATAAACAATAGGAAATCCAACTAAACTACTAACTACATACTGCCTTAATTGCACTAGGGATTTGCGAgcattagtcatagtcatagacagatacagtgtagaaacaggcccttcagcccaactcgcccacaccggccaacttgtcccagctacattagtcccacctgcctgcgcttggtccaactccctccaaacctatcccatccaagtacctgtctaactgtttcttaaacattgggatagtcccagcctcaactatctcatctggcagcttgttccatacacccaccgccctatgtgtgaaaaaattatccctcagtttcctatcttttcccttcaccttgaacctatgtcctctggtcctcgattcccctactctgggcaagacactctgtgcatctacccaatctattcctctcatggttttgtacacttctataagatcacccctcatcctcctgcgctccaaggaatagagacccagcctactcaacctctccccatagctcaaatcctcttgtcctggcaacatcctcgtaaagcattgtttttgtctttgcactatgtttttatatattgagcatttgttgtttattattgtgtcTACCGAGTACTACgttcacatatctgttgtgctgctggaggttaaaaaaaaaatcattattcaGTTACGggacaaataacaacaaatccCTCGACTCTTCTGATCAATGGTGCCTTAGCTTCCCCACAATCCCCCGCCCCGGAAAAACCGCTCTATTCCGTTCAGCCGTTATCAGGACGCATGCGCCCAACCGGGGAGCGCAGAGGATCCTGGGAAGGGGCTGGCGAGCGATCGGGAGGCGCGGCGGAGAAAATGGCCGCGGGGGGGGAGGCGGGTGTGGACGGGGGCCTCCCGCTCGACGGCCCGCGGTATTTCAGTGCTTTGCGCTGATTCTTTCCCAACAGGAGCTAGGTTTCAGGCTGAGCCCGGCCCCTATGGTTTCAATCCTCGCGGCCCGGCCCTCCGCTCCTACCTGCCGCCCAGCCGGAGGCCTCCGCGTCCAAGGCCGGAGGTGCAGGGACGTCATTTCCGCAGTCCGACGCCGGCTCGATGCACAGTGATAGAGTGCTTTCCGAGCGCTGAGAATTATGGTTAAAGAGGACCCCATTAGAAGCTATtgtgacaatttattttataAAATGCCCTTCAGACCCTGAGTGGTTCCATGTCGCTGACTCGAAAATTTACtttagacaatagagaataggtgcaggagtaggccattcggcccttcgagccaacaccgtcattcaatgtgatcatggctgattatcctcaatcagtaccccgttcctgccttctccccatatcccctgactccactatctttaagtgccctatctagctctctcttgaaagtatccagagaaccggggtctccactgccctctgaggcagagaattccacagacttgcaactctctgtgagaaaaagtgtttcctcgtctctgttctaaatggcttgccccttattcttaaactgtggcccctggttctgaactcccccaacatcgggaacatgtttcctgcctctagcgtatccaaacccttaataattgtatatgtttcaataagataccctctcatccttctaaactccagagtatacaagcccagccgctccattctctcagcatatgacagtcccgccatccagggaattaaccttgtaaacctcagctgcagtccctcaatagcaagaatgtccttcctcaaattaggggaccaaaacggcacacaatattctaggtgtggtgtctacaattgcagaaggacctctttgctcctatactcaacttctcttgttataaaggccaacatgccattcgctttcttcactgcctgccgtacctgcatgcttactttcattgactgatgaacaaggaccccccccagatcccattgtacttccgattttcccaacttgacacaatttagatagttattctgccttcctgtttttgctaccaaagtggataacctcacatttatcctcattaaactgcattctgaaagggacccgttatccctgctctctgccaaccaattttctatccatatcagcactctacccccaataccatatgccctaattttgcccactaatctcctatgtgggaccttatcagatgctatctgaaagtccaggtacactacatccattggctctcccttgcccatttttTCTAGTTACAGAGCTtcagatcagtcaagcatgatttcccattcataaatccatgctgactcggaccgatcctgttactgctgtccaaatgtgcaTGAAAGTGAATGAAGGCCAAATagtgaagatggacataaaaagctggagtaactcaagcagcacctctggagaaaaggaattggaatactttattgtcacatgtgactaggcacagtgagattcttcgcttgcctacacaatgtatacaaatagcagccacctactgcattgacaaagttacaaagcgtcgccggctcccccttttgtcccccacccacccagcattccccccatgccgggtccccattgcccGTTGCCCCCCCACCCATTGTCCAATGTTCAACCCCCACCTCCATGCTCACGATGGTCTccccatgctgggtcctccaGTGTTCTTCACCttccccctcacggtggtcctccacACTCTCATCCTCTGTGGGTCGACCcgtgaggcttcaccaccgccgaggccccgTCACTGTCAACGCCCCACTTCACTCCACCCTCTTGCTAACCCGGGCCCCAGCCTCGGGCTCCGTCGGCCGCTTCTACCTGCGAGGCCCTGatcagtgatgtttcaggtcaagacctttctttggacagtcaggggaaagggaaatcttCCCTTTCTAATTTTCCTCGGGATTCtaatttcccagagatgctgcctgacccgttgagttactccaagtttttgtatctatttttggtttaaaccagtatctgcagtcccttcctacgcaGAAGGCTAAATAGTATCAGGGCACCAGGTGAAGAGACTCCTTGAAATAGAGCTGCAGGATCTTTTGTGGCCATCCTCGGCAGCAAGCAAAACATTGGGATGAATTGAAAAACATCAGTTAATCTGCAAAAATACACTCCCAAGCACTGTGAGCACAGTCAGATAACattatttataaaataaaattacaaaggaaatcctcagtgtgtcaggcagcatctaagagaTGAGCTTGATTTACAATGTTCCTCGAGGGATAAGCATTGACCCGTGTTCCTGACTTTTAATGCCCAAACCTTCATCAGAATTTGCAGaatggcaaattccttgtatgcgaatacttggccaataaacaaactcactcactcactcactcactcactcactcactcactcactcactcactcaatcatTCAGTATTTCAGGCATCCACCTGAGAGAACAGTTATTAAAAAAACCCAAGATGCTGTAGGAACAAAGCCAGTCGAAGCATCTTGCCATAAACTGCTTTATAACTAttctgtggacacaaggaactgctaatGTTGGAATttgaattccctccacagatgctgcctgacctgttgaattcctccagcactttatgttttgcgtcaaattccaacagctgcagttccttgcatcccaGAACAGTTTTTAACGTTTTTTTAAAAATGATGTAGCCTTTTTCCAATATTGCATGAATAAGCAATGCCGCATTTTTATTCTCAATTCCCAGAAACATGGCTTCAACTTTGTTTGCGCCTTGTATGTGGCGGTTCTTTGTAAACAGAACCTGC contains:
- the LOC116981547 gene encoding gastrula zinc finger protein XlCGF17.1-like, yielding MMDDLEMGSTLPDLPELPCPLGSGHLRPSDVEVGNCDRVEEGGFRCSECSRGFSRASGLSRHRCCSSGEKPWKCEDCGKCFSYPSRLEMHRRSHTGERPFACSVCGRGFAYSSHLARHQRVHTADRRVICSLCKGAFADLSSLLAHQRIHTGESPFTCSRCGTGFTCPSHLRRHQRAHTGERQFTCSLCGTAFSHRSILLRHQRAHGGERPFTCPECGKGFTRSSNLLVHRRVHTREHMFVCPDCGKGFALLSYLLAHRQDHAGEQPFECPECGRSFGCSSGLLAHRRLYGGDMPFICDVCGKTYASTCHLLAHRRHHSGEQPFSCSECDEDFGTLSSLWVHQRVHK